The nucleotide sequence AAGTTCGGATGCTATAGCATTTCTTTCGTCAACTGTATTTGTACCGTTTGCACCCCTCACCATCAATTCCCTAACTCGATGGTATAGATCTGAAAGTTCCTGGAGTGTTGTATCATATGATTGTATAAAGTTATTGACATGGTCAACGTTACGCTTGAATTGTTCAAGCTCTCTCAACCTGCTTGATATATTCGATGCTCTTGTTGCAATAACAGCATCATCACTCGGATATTGAACTTCCTTTCCTGAAGAAAGTTTATCGTGCATCTTTGCTATCCTGTACAAGTTTTGCTGTATGTTGAATAGAGACCTGTCATTTATCATGTTATTTGTTATTCGCATCAAAGTCACCTCCGCATGGTACTAAATGGTGCTGATTCATTCCAAGACTATCTACCGACTAATCCGAGTTTATCGATAACCCTCGAAATCATATCATCCACAGCGGTCATTACCCTTGCAGCCGCGTTGAAAGCTTGTTGGTACTTAATCATGTTTGCCATCTCTTCGTCGAGAGATACACCCTTCACACGTTCCCTTTCGCCATCGATTTCTTTTTTCATAAGGTCCGTGTTGCTTTTGATCTTCATGGCGGTTTCACTTTCCACACCAAGTTCGGCAACCACACCACCAAGATATTCATTGAATGATTCAAGCCCATCATTCAATACCTTTTTATATTTTAGCGCAGATAATAGTTCAACTATTCCTGTATTTGCCCTTCCTGAAGGCTTGAAAACCTTTGCATCCCAGTTTGGGTTTTCCTCTGTATAACCAATATCCACAGCTATTGTTTCAGGGTTGCTCTTTATAGTTGAGTTCACTGCAAGTTTTTCGACAAATCTGTACGGCTCTTTTGGCAACTGTTTATCTATGAACAACGCATCGGCTTTTATGTATCTCATTCTCTGGTCCTGCGGCTTTTCGAACGGATTGACAAAGACAAACCCTTCATCCCAGTCGTTGAGAGGATCTCCATCAGAATCTATAAAACCAAGAGCACTCCAAAGCGCTTCAGGACCTTGGATAACCTTTTTCAGTTCAAATCCCAAAGACCTTGAACCACGCAAGACGAATTTTCCATGAGGTGTGACTTCTGCAATAATCCCAGTGTTCGCGTCGTTTATCATTTTTGCAAGGTCTTTCATGGTGTGCTTTGTTGGGTCTATCCTTATTTCTGTCGCACCTATGCGTATAGAGAAAGCTTGAGACCTGTTCAATATGTTTTCAAGTGTCTCCTTGCCCGTATCGAGTGCTTTATACGTCTCTTTGTGGATATTTGCTTGTGTAAAGAGTCCACCAGAATCTGAGAGTTTTAGGCGATTCAAATCGAATTCGTTTGCCTTCGTTGGTATTATCAGGAGCTTGTCATCATGCACATATGCTCTTATGTCGTTCCCAAAGTGAGTGTTGAGTTGGTTGGCTAAATCCTCAAGTGTTGTCGTTGCTGTAATACTCAGGATCTCTTCCTTTCCATTAATCGCAATTTTATATGACCCTTCAGAAACTTTGAAATCGTTTCTATTCACGACAAAAACATCGACGTTTTTCGTGGCAAATCCCATCGTGTTGAACATGTTACCGTTGAAATCAAGTGCAAGGGTGTTTCTTAAATTGCTATTCGCTTCAAAGTACAACCTGTAACCACCGTCACCGTGAGCACCAAGTTTTAAGTCGAACCATTTGTCAGTAATTGTCGACAAAGTGTTTTGAAAATCTTCGACCGTATCGTATGGATTGACTCTCGCTGAAAAGACTTTGTCAGTACCATCGAAAAAGACTATTGCGCCCTTTTCGATAAACGGCTTAGTTGTAATATCGGCAAAATCTTTTCTGTCGCTCATTCCTGAGATATATTTGATAGGACCATTCTCAACCCTTTTCGCACCTGCTAATCTGTAAAGTATCGAATCTTCTATCCTCTCAGCAGATATATCGTTGAAGAATTTTAAACCGGTAACGCTCCCATCTCCGTTGAATCCATCTTGGTGAACAAGGTTGAACTCATCAGTAAGTGAGAGCACAAATTCATCTAATCTGTTCATATATTTGACTAATGTCGAATCACGCAAATCAAAAAGACTTCTTAACTTTCCGTCATTTATGGAAACCATTGAATTCCCAGCGAATATTTCCTTAAAACCTTTACCGTAGGGTTTGTCAAGTGCCCTTAGTTCAACGACATCTTGACCGGTAAGG is from Fervidobacterium gondwanense DSM 13020 and encodes:
- the flgK gene encoding flagellar hook-associated protein FlgK; translated protein: MPDISLFGTLNTGLLGIYASKLAMNVVAHNISNANTPGFSRQRPELLTMPPIPLTSLTQPSIPLQIGTGVYVRDIKRVRDEFLDIQFRQTNNKYNYWDTMTANLHFVEQLFAEPSEAGIRYLFDSFWSGLEEVITDPTNTAAKRGLVSRAEELVEHIQDLYTRLEQLRVDIDNEIAQRTQQINAMVKRLADINAKVRTAVSLKYTPNDLLDERDRILDELSELADIYYYEDQAGQITLRFGNQIVLTGQDVVELRALDKPYGKGFKEIFAGNSMVSINDGKLRSLFDLRDSTLVKYMNRLDEFVLSLTDEFNLVHQDGFNGDGSVTGLKFFNDISAERIEDSILYRLAGAKRVENGPIKYISGMSDRKDFADITTKPFIEKGAIVFFDGTDKVFSARVNPYDTVEDFQNTLSTITDKWFDLKLGAHGDGGYRLYFEANSNLRNTLALDFNGNMFNTMGFATKNVDVFVVNRNDFKVSEGSYKIAINGKEEILSITATTTLEDLANQLNTHFGNDIRAYVHDDKLLIIPTKANEFDLNRLKLSDSGGLFTQANIHKETYKALDTGKETLENILNRSQAFSIRIGATEIRIDPTKHTMKDLAKMINDANTGIIAEVTPHGKFVLRGSRSLGFELKKVIQGPEALWSALGFIDSDGDPLNDWDEGFVFVNPFEKPQDQRMRYIKADALFIDKQLPKEPYRFVEKLAVNSTIKSNPETIAVDIGYTEENPNWDAKVFKPSGRANTGIVELLSALKYKKVLNDGLESFNEYLGGVVAELGVESETAMKIKSNTDLMKKEIDGERERVKGVSLDEEMANMIKYQQAFNAAARVMTAVDDMISRVIDKLGLVGR